One window of Alosa sapidissima isolate fAloSap1 chromosome 21, fAloSap1.pri, whole genome shotgun sequence genomic DNA carries:
- the LOC121696266 gene encoding probable C-mannosyltransferase DPY19L1: MGAKLRQLDNSGNCEGYCPGDKQLSMPTKQIASRSSFFPNIFFNDMSSFVQDNFGISHRAFLNLGVTLLMALLAGIAHWRHLDGLFENDRHFSHLSTLEKEMAFRTEMGLYYSYYKNYIESPSITSGLRFFVNDHLSESPKVINALKRFNLYPEIVIGNLHRTYTGFIEFFGLPSKACYDIHRINDVTPVEGCEGLGDPAYFYVTCVFVLNGLMMSLLFLYGTYLSSSRLGGLVSVLCFFFNHAESTRVMWTPPLRESFSYPFFVMQMLILTYIIRNQNPGRKVLAALGACNVLFMLPWPTSQYILLTQVACLYACYVMGYINPSLLKSLISVHMAAASVCFVLLFGNTSQSSLYGSALLAGWVVVSFRDILFKDYPHGGQRALVQGFTWFGLTVLLKWTLSAVLGTSDVHISNVISSKFSLNKDFLSMMYSCVDEYDYMELETILGYIKTLLLPLNLILMGFIGVKTVYKVTNYLKQPTVKEEETRGDTEQVPDLNNGEVVFNGLQLLVFAVLAVIVMKLKVFLAPHMCIMASLLCSRPLFNWLGDRSKHHMVIFCVLSIMAVQGAVNFQKQNEIQGGFRSPAQEELLQWINTNTPTDAVFGGAAPTMASVLLSTRRPIVNHPHDEDPGQRERTKMAYSMYSRKPVIEAVKTLMDLKVDYFILENTWCFPRAREGCSLPEIWDAEDEENRGKPALCALLLADSHPHFRTAFENKVFKVLQVPKPTR, encoded by the exons ATGGGGGCTAAGCTCCGACAGCTGGACAATAGTGGCAATTGTGAAGGATATTGTCCAGGGGATAAACAACTCTCAATGCCCACGAAACAGATTGCATCACGGTCTTCATTTttcccaaatattttttttaacgaCATGTCTTCATTCGTGCAAGATAATTTTGGTATTTCACATCGTGCCTTTCTGAACCTGGGAGTTACTTTGCTTATGG cacttttaGCTGGTATTGCACACTG GCGGCATCTTGATGGTCTTTTTGAGAATGACAGACATTTTTCACACTTATCTACCCTGGAGAAGGAAATGGCTTTTCgaacagaaatg GGTCTTTACTATTCTTACTATAAGAATTACATTGAGTCGCCCTCAATTACTTCTGGGTTGCGTTTTTTTGTCAACGATCATCTGTCAGAATCTCCAAAAGTCATCAATGCTCTCAAGAGGTTTAATCTCTATCCCGAG ATAGTCATTGGAAATCTACACAGAACATATACGGGTTTCATAGAATTCTTTGGGCTTCCGAGCAAGGCCTGTTACGACATCCACAGAATCAATGACGTAACTCCAGTGGAAGGCTGTGAAG GCCTTGGAGATCCAGCTTATTTCTATGTCACCTGCGTCTTTGTGCTAAATGGCCTCATGATGAGTCTTCTCTTCCTGTACGGGACGTATCTAAG CTCTTCTCGTTTGGGAGGTCTCGTCAGTGTTCTTTGTTTCTTCTTTAACCATGCTGAA agcaCTCGAGTCATGTGGACCCCTCCTCTACGCGAGAGCTTCTCCTACCCTTTCTTCGTCATGCAGATGCTTATATTAACCTACATCATCAG GAACCAGAACCCTGGGCGAAAGGTTCTAGCAGCCCTCGGTGCGTGTAACGTTCTCTTCATGCTCCCTTGGCCAACATCACAGTACATCCTGCTGACTCAG GTTGCCTGCCTCTATGCCTGTTATGTCATGGGATACatcaacccctcactgctcaagTCCCTGATTTCTGTCCACATG GCAGCGGCGTCGGTGTGCTTTGTGCTGCTATTTGGGAACACGTCTCAGTCATCTCTCTATGGCTCCGCGCTCCTGGCAGGCTGG GTTGTTGTCTCCTTCAGGGACATTTTATTCAAAGATTACCCGCACGGAGGCCAAAGAGCT TTGGTGCAAGGCTTTACCTGGTTTGGCCTCACTGTCCTTCTGAAGTGGACACTGTCAGCCGTCCTTGGTACCAGTGAT GTCCATATTAGCAATGTGATCAGCTCCAAGTTCAGCCTCAACAAGGACTTTCTCTCCATGATGTACTCTTGTGTGGATGAGTATGACTACATGGAGCTGGAG ACTATTCTGGGATACATCAAGACGCTGCTCCTTCCCCTCAACCTAATTCTCATGGGATTCATTGGGGTGAAG ACGGTGTATAAGGTGACAAACTATCTGAAGCAGCCTACAGTTAAGGAGGAGGAGACGCGCGGTGACACTGAGCA GGTCCCAGATTTGAATAATGGAGAG GTGGTGTTCAATGGTCTGCAGCTGCTGGTGTTTGCTGTGCTGGCTGTGATAGTCATGAAGCTGAAAGTGTTCCTGGCCCCACACATGTGCATCATGGCATCACTCCTCTGTTCACGTCCG CTCTTCAACTGGCTGGGCGACCGCAGCAAGCACCACATGGTCATCTTCTGTGTGCTGTCCATCATGGCCGTGCAGGGCGCGGTCAACTTTCAGAAGCAGAATGAGATCCAGGGGGGCTTCAGGAGTCCAGCTCAAGAGGAGCTGCTGCAGTGGATCAACACAAACACCCCGACTG ATGCGGTGTTTGGTGGCGCTGCCCCGACCATGGCGAGCGTGCTGCTGTCCACCAGGAGGCCCATAGTTAACCACCCCCACGATGAGGACCCAGGACAGAG AGAGAGGACCAAGATGGCGTACAGCATGTATAGCCGTAAGCCGGTTATTGAGGCCGTGAAGACGCTGATGGATCTCAAGGTGGACTACTTCATCCTGGAGAACACCTGGTGCTTCCCACGGGCCAG GGAGGGCTGCAGTTTGCCAGAGATCTGGGACGCTGAGGATGAGGAGAACAGGGGCAAGCCTGCTCTCTGTGCCCTGCTGTTGGCCGACTCCCACCCACACTTCAGAACCGCGTTTGAGAACAAAGTCTTCAAAGTCCTGCAAGTGCCCAAACCCACTAGATAA